Within Halalkalibaculum roseum, the genomic segment AGATGGTTTAATGATTGAAGAATGGGTCAACCCCACATCAACAGACAGTCTGGGATATATAAAACAATGGCATCCTAATGGCCAATTAAAGTATGAAGCTTACTACATAGAAAATTTACAGTATCAAGGCTTGATGACTCTTTATGACAAGCAGGGAAACATCATTGAGCAGGAGCGTTACGAGAATGGGGAACTCATCGAGAAAATTAAATAGAAGCTATGAAACAGTTTACGAGCCATATTGATTTTTCTCTGACCAAAAAAAGAATCAAGATGATGATCAAGGAGTATTCGCCCTTGCGGTCTGGCTTTAAAAGCTTTCTGCTGTTACCTGTGCTGGCATTACTCATCCTTACTTTTTGCACTAAAGAGACTGATTATTCGGATTCTAATTCCAGAAGATTATATCATGTACCTGAACTCCATGTTGATTTTGATCGCTCTGAGGAACTTGGTATACCTCAAGCTTTATCTGCTCGTTTTACCGCTTCCGGTGAGTTGTTTACGGGAACTCAAAAGGTATATTTCACCAAGAATGACAGCCTGTACATGGAGCTATATTTCGAGGATGGAATTCATACAGGTTCCGAGATGACAATAGATGGCGATATTTTTCGACAAGTACACACTGTGTACCTTAATGAGCCTCTTTTCGGAAAAGAGATATATGTCAATGGGAATTTATCTTATGAAAATATTCCGCCTACCGAAAGTGAAGACGGTATGGGACATATTCGTACCTGGCATGATAATGGACAACTCGGGGCTGAAGTCACCTACACCGGTGATCAAATCTACCAAGGACTTATGACAGAGTATGACGAAGAGGGAAATATCATTACCCAGGAGCGGTACGAAGACGGAGAAATGGTGAAGAAGATAAAGTAACTGCCAGAGTCTTGCGCATTACCGTTGGATAACCGAGTCTGAACCTTTAAGAACAAGCAATTCAAAAAGAGACACTATGATTGCCTACATACTAAATTCTATTCTTAGCCTGCTGGCCTTATACCTTATCTATAAGCTGCTGCTGGCCAACCAGAAGACCTATCGTTTCAACCGGTTTTATTTACTGGCGGCTTTAGTCATTGGACTTACCTTTCCTGCTCTTGATCAACTTGATGCCGAACATCATTTTATTTACCGGCCCGGGGATCAGATAGCAGGAATGGAAGCCGAAAAGATTACGGCCATTAAAAAAGCGCCCTCGATCTTTGTCACAGCAAATGCCTTCCCCGAAAGTGAAATTCGCGGAATGGCTCCTGATCAAACTACGGACTCATCAGGATTTTCTTTGAGTTTTCTGCTTTTTTCAACCTACTGTCTGATTACCCTGTTTCTCCTCTCAAGGTTTATCTATGGGATTTACTCCATTTATGCGAAAATGAAGAAACTGGAATATATTGATCTGGGCACCACGAAAATCAGGCTGGCGGAGAACAAGGTCGCTCCCCATTCATTTATGGATGCCATTTTTGTAAACAAAAGTGACTATGAAAATGGACTCATCAGTGATGAGATACTAAAACATGAGCTGGCCCATATAAACGGGAACCATACCCTGGATGTGTTATTTGTGGAGCTGGTCAAGGTATTTTTCTGGTTCAATCCGGCCGTCTACTTGTTCAGCAGGTCCATTCAAATCAACCACGAATATCTGGCGGATGATCATGTATTGAAAAAGTATCACAATATTTCGAACTACCAGGAGCAGCTCTTGGAAGCCACTAAAAATCAC encodes:
- a CDS encoding M56 family metallopeptidase; this translates as MIAYILNSILSLLALYLIYKLLLANQKTYRFNRFYLLAALVIGLTFPALDQLDAEHHFIYRPGDQIAGMEAEKITAIKKAPSIFVTANAFPESEIRGMAPDQTTDSSGFSLSFLLFSTYCLITLFLLSRFIYGIYSIYAKMKKLEYIDLGTTKIRLAENKVAPHSFMDAIFVNKSDYENGLISDEILKHELAHINGNHTLDVLFVELVKVFFWFNPAVYLFSRSIQINHEYLADDHVLKKYHNISNYQEQLLEATKNHSKVSFASNLNFYLTKKRLLMMTKSNSLVLSSLKIALLTPLIPLLVIVFNTRVVDKDNLLGTYETELIPDTVAVDNNFSFVRWKTKEGELFEGSNKLFDPKTGILRRETIYENGNTIAHKSYNGLGKVFFRTLFDYDEGIPARKKVYMSGDLMSEFIYPTPENNYIGIQRYWRLEGGLHYEAHFLNHPDNFHGLVTEFDKNGEVVEQERYENGKLLEKIK